Proteins encoded by one window of Emticicia oligotrophica DSM 17448:
- a CDS encoding outer membrane beta-barrel protein, protein MKKLLQTMLLAFASVLSFAQNNQVAYKGKISGTLFDEKKQALPFANVLLLKAKDSTLTKGAVSDMDGKFVFEQIAVGNETQYIVSVSMVGYRKYFSPKITLNDENLEVKLSSIQLDLDTQNLKEVTVTAKKPLIEQAADKLIVNVEGSILATGSTALEVLQKAPGVTVDNNDNISVKGKQGVLVIMDGKPTYMSQSDLANQLKNMSSDQIEKIEIISNPSSRYDAAGKAVINIVTKKNKSYGTNGSISAGFAGSLPPDLYKGLSEDFSKVETVKPGLMPKYNSSLNLNNRQGKFNTFTNLTFSDNQRFNTNVLSRNIGGKTFDQYAYRYNESQNFSYKLGSDYYMSKKTTLGVLVNGSAGIWQNNPNSPNVNTTYIKNVGSSIPDSSLITNASSYQTWKNITVNGNFKHTFDSTGKELTADIDYSVYNNYSRERGMVSRFYKYFDNKQIEIGTPLLITSSIPNKYNIFALKTDYVHPLPKSKARFEFGLKSSWVKSDNDIKFFQNGVVDRGRTNFFIYEENINAAYANFNKELNKKWSVQAGLRMEHTHSKGTSVTLNESRERNYAKLFPSVFFTQNINKNNQLSYSYSRRIERPDYGSLNPFINFLDPYTYQLGNEYLKPQFTNSFELTHTFKQAFITSVGYSVTNDFMTDIIKNAVSDPAVLAKIKKYNNIDGIDPEKITFQTRENISKFENLNVNMSFPIPITKWWTAQNNVSVFYNRYSGQLLGQNLDMGQWAYNFYSSHNIKLPKEVSGEISMWYNSRNVYGTLYSNPQYAVSAGLQKSFWNKKGSLRLNINDIFLTNKFSGRTDFANVNLSVRNRWDSRNVRLTFTYKFGNQNVKAARRRSTATEAEQSRVRTGN, encoded by the coding sequence ATGAAAAAGCTATTACAAACAATGCTACTCGCATTTGCGAGCGTATTATCTTTTGCCCAAAATAATCAAGTTGCCTATAAAGGCAAAATCTCGGGCACTTTATTTGATGAAAAAAAGCAAGCTCTCCCATTCGCAAATGTTCTATTACTCAAAGCCAAAGACTCGACTCTTACAAAAGGAGCGGTAAGTGATATGGATGGTAAATTTGTCTTCGAACAAATTGCGGTAGGAAACGAAACACAATATATTGTGTCGGTATCAATGGTTGGTTATCGAAAATATTTCTCCCCAAAAATTACACTCAACGATGAAAATTTAGAAGTAAAACTTTCATCAATTCAATTAGACTTAGATACACAAAACCTTAAAGAGGTAACCGTAACAGCAAAAAAGCCATTAATCGAACAAGCTGCCGATAAACTCATTGTCAATGTGGAAGGTAGCATTTTAGCAACTGGAAGCACTGCTTTAGAAGTATTACAAAAAGCACCGGGGGTAACCGTCGATAACAATGATAATATCAGTGTAAAGGGCAAGCAAGGGGTTTTGGTTATCATGGATGGCAAGCCAACGTATATGTCGCAAAGTGACTTGGCGAATCAATTAAAAAATATGAGTAGCGACCAAATTGAGAAAATTGAAATTATATCAAATCCTTCTTCTCGATACGATGCTGCAGGAAAAGCCGTAATTAATATTGTCACTAAGAAGAATAAGAGTTATGGTACAAATGGCAGTATTTCTGCTGGTTTTGCTGGTAGTTTGCCCCCAGATTTATACAAGGGCCTGAGCGAAGATTTCAGTAAAGTAGAAACTGTAAAACCCGGCTTAATGCCTAAATATAATAGCAGTTTAAATTTGAATAATCGCCAAGGTAAATTTAATACTTTTACAAACCTTACATTTTCAGACAATCAGCGATTCAATACCAATGTATTATCAAGAAATATAGGAGGTAAAACATTCGACCAATATGCGTATCGCTACAACGAAAGCCAAAACTTTAGCTATAAATTAGGTAGTGATTATTACATGTCTAAGAAAACAACTCTGGGTGTTTTGGTAAATGGAAGTGCAGGAATTTGGCAAAATAATCCAAATTCTCCGAATGTCAACACAACTTATATAAAAAATGTTGGAAGTTCGATTCCAGATTCAAGCCTAATTACAAACGCAAGTAGTTATCAAACTTGGAAAAATATAACTGTAAATGGCAATTTTAAGCATACTTTCGATTCTACTGGCAAAGAATTAACCGCCGATATTGATTATTCAGTATACAATAATTATAGCCGTGAAAGAGGCATGGTTTCACGTTTTTATAAGTACTTTGATAATAAACAAATTGAAATTGGTACTCCATTACTTATCACAAGCTCAATTCCGAACAAATACAACATTTTTGCTTTAAAAACAGATTATGTTCATCCATTGCCAAAATCAAAAGCACGATTTGAATTTGGTTTGAAGAGTAGCTGGGTGAAGTCTGATAATGATATTAAGTTCTTTCAAAATGGAGTAGTTGACAGAGGTCGTACTAACTTCTTTATTTACGAAGAAAATATCAATGCTGCTTACGCTAATTTTAATAAGGAATTAAACAAAAAGTGGAGCGTACAAGCAGGTTTACGTATGGAACATACACACTCAAAAGGTACTTCGGTAACTTTGAATGAGAGCCGCGAACGTAATTATGCGAAATTATTCCCAAGTGTTTTCTTTACTCAAAATATCAATAAGAATAATCAGTTATCGTATTCATACAGCCGTCGAATCGAACGCCCTGATTATGGCTCACTGAATCCGTTTATCAATTTCCTTGACCCATATACTTATCAATTAGGAAATGAATATTTAAAGCCACAGTTCACGAATTCATTTGAACTTACACATACATTTAAGCAAGCATTTATTACAAGTGTTGGCTACAGTGTAACAAACGATTTCATGACTGATATTATCAAAAATGCGGTAAGTGACCCAGCAGTATTAGCAAAAATCAAAAAATATAATAATATTGACGGAATTGACCCTGAGAAAATTACGTTCCAAACCAGAGAAAATATTTCCAAATTTGAAAATCTAAACGTAAACATGAGTTTCCCAATTCCAATTACTAAATGGTGGACAGCTCAAAATAATGTATCAGTTTTTTATAATAGATACAGCGGACAACTCCTTGGGCAAAATTTAGATATGGGACAATGGGCATATAACTTCTATAGTTCACATAATATCAAGTTGCCAAAAGAGGTATCGGGTGAAATTTCAATGTGGTACAATTCACGTAATGTTTATGGTACACTTTACAGCAATCCACAATACGCAGTAAGTGCAGGTTTACAGAAAAGTTTTTGGAATAAGAAGGGAAGTTTGAGATTGAATATCAATGATATTTTCTTGACAAACAAATTTAGTGGCAGAACCGATTTCGCAAATGTTAATTTAAGTGTTCGTAATCGTTGGGATAGTCGAAATGTTCGTTTGACCTTTACTTATAAGTTTGGTAATCAAAACGTTAAAGCCGCCCGTCGTAGAAGTACAGCAACCGAAGCCGAGCAAAGTCGTGTAAGAACTGGAAATTAA
- a CDS encoding helix-turn-helix domain-containing protein, translating to MPIIVNLDVMLARRKMQLSELAEKVDITLPNLSILKTGKAKAIRFSTLESICGALNCQPGDILEFTPEEK from the coding sequence ATGCCTATTATCGTAAACCTAGATGTGATGCTTGCACGACGGAAAATGCAATTATCAGAACTCGCTGAAAAAGTGGATATTACCCTTCCTAACCTTTCTATTCTTAAAACAGGAAAAGCTAAAGCAATTAGATTTTCAACCTTAGAATCAATTTGTGGAGCATTAAATTGCCAACCGGGAGATATTTTAGAATTTACACCCGAAGAAAAATAG
- a CDS encoding DUF2975 domain-containing protein, protein MKSQSKDILNIIKYLTLIPAIGFSIECGSQIFSLVISFLYPSIAQNTYKVIKEIYELYGEHQKYFYITMSFSIMISGLKAFIWYYLFDFLLKLNLDSPFNHKFSVKIQNLGYFTFGLWLVAVLANSYMKYIFKKTSVDLIHIFDNEMYLFMAGIVYIISQIFRRGVELQEENELTV, encoded by the coding sequence ATGAAATCGCAAAGCAAAGACATCTTAAATATTATCAAGTATTTAACTTTAATTCCTGCAATCGGATTTTCAATTGAATGTGGAAGTCAGATTTTTTCTCTAGTTATAAGCTTTCTATACCCTTCAATCGCACAAAATACTTACAAGGTCATCAAAGAAATCTATGAACTTTATGGCGAACATCAAAAATACTTCTACATAACCATGAGCTTTTCAATTATGATTTCAGGCTTAAAGGCATTTATCTGGTATTATCTTTTTGATTTCTTGCTAAAGCTAAATTTAGATTCCCCTTTTAATCATAAATTTTCAGTTAAAATACAAAACTTGGGTTATTTTACTTTTGGACTATGGCTCGTTGCTGTACTTGCCAATAGCTACATGAAATATATTTTCAAGAAGACATCAGTCGATTTGATACATATTTTTGATAATGAAATGTATTTATTCATGGCTGGAATAGTTTATATCATTTCTCAAATCTTCAGACGTGGTGTAGAACTTCAAGAAGAAAACGAATTAACCGTTTAG
- the nadE gene encoding NAD(+) synthase, translating to MKLIKVAAGTLNQTPLAWELNQKNIIDCIKEADKQNVSLLCLPELCITGYGCEDAFYSWDLVEQAKESLLEIVQHTSGMIVSVGMPIRFNNKIYNTACLIANKKILGFVCKQHLPNYGVFYEDRWFHRWPAGMRDEIEIDEFRYPIGDLVFELSGVRIGFEICEDAWVANRPGRAMFDRGVDILLNPSASPFSFSKFVTRERFVIDGSRSFSCSYIYTNLLGNESGRLIFDGDSMIASDGNLLVSSPRFGYADFYVTSAVIDIEAPKVNHSQVKSPLGQGNWKVQALFDWPEVKPVAPQIAELEKFERGGYLKEEEFARAVSLALFDYLRKSRSQGFTISLSGGADSCACVALCGLMIRLAEESIGLEAFKQKLSHIKKIQNCQSVEELTKELIHSIYQGTENSSSDTYESAESLAKSIGATFYNVNINGLVESYKDLVEQQIGRNLTWETDDLPLQNIQARVRAPSVWLLTNLYNHLLIATSNRSEVAVGYCTMDGDTAGSINPIAGIDKFWLKKWLVWLETIGCDVKGKHIKIEGLNKVNSLQPTAELRPLETKQTDEKDLMPYEVLNSIEGAAIRDKKPPLECLLFMEALYEGRFERSTLANWVEKFFRMWSRNQWKRERYAPSFHLDSYNLDPRGWCRFPILSGGFEKELADMREYLEKGDRRKSRGRIGF from the coding sequence ATGAAACTTATAAAAGTAGCAGCTGGTACGCTGAACCAAACGCCATTAGCTTGGGAGCTGAACCAAAAAAATATTATTGATTGTATTAAAGAGGCTGATAAGCAAAATGTTAGCCTTTTGTGTTTGCCAGAATTATGTATTACAGGCTATGGTTGTGAAGATGCCTTCTACTCATGGGATTTGGTCGAACAAGCCAAAGAAAGCCTTCTTGAAATTGTACAACATACCTCTGGAATGATTGTTTCGGTGGGTATGCCTATTCGTTTCAACAATAAAATCTATAATACGGCTTGTCTAATAGCTAATAAGAAAATCTTGGGTTTTGTTTGCAAGCAGCATTTACCAAATTATGGTGTGTTTTATGAAGACCGTTGGTTCCATCGTTGGCCTGCGGGTATGCGTGATGAAATCGAAATTGATGAATTTCGTTATCCAATTGGCGATTTAGTTTTTGAATTGAGTGGTGTAAGAATAGGATTTGAGATATGTGAAGATGCATGGGTGGCTAATCGCCCAGGACGTGCAATGTTCGATAGAGGGGTAGATATTTTACTGAATCCAAGTGCGAGTCCTTTTTCATTTTCTAAGTTTGTCACTCGTGAGCGTTTTGTGATAGATGGAAGTCGCTCATTTTCATGTAGTTATATTTATACAAATCTACTAGGTAATGAATCAGGTCGCTTAATTTTTGATGGAGATTCAATGATTGCATCTGATGGAAACTTACTGGTTTCATCTCCACGATTTGGTTACGCTGATTTCTACGTAACTTCGGCTGTCATTGATATTGAAGCACCAAAGGTGAACCATTCTCAAGTAAAATCGCCGCTTGGACAAGGTAATTGGAAAGTTCAAGCACTTTTCGATTGGCCTGAAGTGAAGCCAGTTGCTCCACAAATTGCCGAATTAGAGAAATTTGAACGTGGAGGATATTTAAAAGAAGAGGAATTTGCTCGTGCTGTAAGTTTGGCCTTATTTGATTATCTCCGAAAATCACGTTCGCAAGGTTTTACTATTTCACTTTCAGGTGGTGCAGATTCTTGTGCTTGTGTGGCTCTTTGTGGCTTAATGATTCGTTTGGCTGAGGAAAGTATCGGTTTAGAAGCTTTCAAACAAAAACTTTCCCATATTAAAAAAATACAAAATTGCCAGTCGGTAGAAGAACTAACAAAAGAACTAATACATAGTATTTATCAAGGTACCGAAAACAGTTCGAGTGATACTTATGAGTCAGCAGAAAGTTTGGCCAAAAGTATAGGTGCAACGTTTTATAATGTAAATATTAATGGTTTAGTAGAGTCGTACAAAGATTTGGTTGAACAACAAATAGGCCGAAATCTTACGTGGGAGACAGATGATTTACCACTTCAAAATATTCAAGCTCGTGTACGTGCTCCAAGTGTTTGGTTGCTAACGAATCTCTATAACCATTTATTGATTGCCACCTCAAACCGTTCAGAAGTAGCCGTAGGCTACTGCACAATGGATGGAGATACGGCAGGAAGTATCAACCCAATTGCGGGAATTGATAAGTTTTGGTTGAAAAAATGGTTGGTTTGGTTGGAAACCATTGGTTGCGATGTAAAGGGCAAGCATATCAAGATTGAAGGTTTAAACAAAGTAAATAGCCTACAACCAACTGCCGAGCTTCGTCCGCTCGAAACGAAGCAAACGGACGAGAAAGATTTGATGCCTTATGAAGTGCTAAACTCAATCGAAGGTGCTGCTATAAGAGATAAGAAGCCACCATTAGAATGTTTATTGTTTATGGAAGCACTCTACGAAGGCCGTTTCGAACGCTCAACTTTGGCCAATTGGGTAGAGAAATTCTTTAGAATGTGGAGCAGAAATCAATGGAAGCGAGAGCGTTATGCTCCGAGTTTTCATTTAGATAGCTATAACCTCGACCCACGAGGTTGGTGTCGATTCCCGATTTTATCGGGTGGGTTTGAAAAAGAACTGGCTGATATGCGAGAATATCTCGAAAAAGGCGACCGCCGAAAATCGAGAGGAAGGATTGGGTTTTAA
- a CDS encoding sulfatase family protein translates to MKKKVIILILLCFSITRSFAQKPNIIYILADDLGIGDVSVYNPESKIQTPNIDQLAQHGVKFTDAHTTSAVCTPTRYGIMTGRYNWRTTLKKGVLHGYDTPLIDPKRETVASFLQKQGYKTGIVGKWHLGWNWGNIEAGEKNVDFTKHVRNSPNTNGFDYSFCIPASLDMPPYAYVENGFCTAIPKDTCIGRKGIELFRAGIIAPDFQPEEVLGKFTEKALSFINQNSNKEKPFFLYFPLAAPHTPILPIGKFVGKSNVSPYADFVLMVDDVVRQVVEALKKNSVYENTMIVFASDNGFANPADLKAQLSKGHNPSMMYRGLKTDIFEGGHHVPFIVSWKNTIKAPKVSKQLVCTTDFFQTVAELTKQKLADNVAEDSFSFLSEVTGKKSTYDARKSVIHHSSDGFFAIRKDNWKLIMCSHSGGNGKPKETSEEAKTLPPIQLYNLATDIGETQNVYAQNPEIVKELTNLLTKQIQDGRSTKGKLQTNDGPTYWNQLNWLGK, encoded by the coding sequence ATGAAAAAAAAAGTTATTATTCTTATATTACTATGTTTCAGTATTACAAGAAGTTTTGCCCAAAAACCAAACATAATATATATCCTTGCCGATGATTTGGGTATTGGTGATGTATCAGTTTATAACCCAGAAAGTAAAATCCAAACGCCAAACATTGACCAATTGGCTCAACATGGTGTAAAATTTACTGATGCCCACACCACCTCTGCTGTTTGCACGCCTACTCGCTATGGAATTATGACTGGACGTTATAACTGGCGGACTACACTAAAAAAAGGTGTACTCCATGGGTATGATACACCACTAATTGACCCGAAAAGAGAAACAGTTGCTTCGTTCTTGCAAAAACAAGGCTACAAAACAGGTATTGTGGGAAAATGGCATTTGGGATGGAATTGGGGAAACATTGAGGCTGGTGAGAAAAATGTAGATTTCACGAAGCATGTTCGAAATAGCCCTAATACAAATGGTTTTGATTATTCGTTTTGCATTCCTGCATCACTCGATATGCCTCCGTATGCTTACGTAGAAAACGGTTTCTGCACGGCAATTCCGAAAGATACTTGTATCGGAAGAAAAGGTATTGAATTATTTCGTGCAGGTATTATCGCTCCTGATTTTCAGCCAGAAGAAGTTTTAGGAAAATTTACTGAAAAAGCACTTAGTTTCATTAACCAAAACTCCAATAAGGAGAAACCATTTTTCCTTTATTTTCCACTGGCGGCACCACATACGCCTATTTTACCTATTGGTAAGTTTGTAGGCAAAAGTAATGTTTCGCCTTATGCAGATTTTGTTTTGATGGTAGATGATGTAGTCCGACAAGTTGTTGAAGCATTGAAAAAAAATAGTGTTTATGAAAATACCATGATTGTTTTTGCTTCTGATAATGGTTTCGCCAATCCTGCTGATTTGAAAGCACAACTAAGTAAAGGGCATAATCCTTCAATGATGTATCGAGGTCTAAAAACTGATATTTTTGAAGGAGGACACCATGTTCCATTCATTGTTTCGTGGAAAAATACAATCAAAGCACCTAAAGTAAGTAAACAATTAGTATGTACAACTGACTTCTTTCAGACAGTCGCCGAGCTTACTAAACAAAAATTAGCAGATAATGTAGCCGAAGATAGTTTTAGCTTTCTGAGTGAGGTAACAGGAAAAAAGTCAACTTATGATGCTCGAAAATCGGTCATTCATCATTCATCTGATGGCTTCTTTGCAATACGTAAAGATAATTGGAAATTGATAATGTGTTCGCATTCGGGCGGAAATGGAAAACCCAAAGAAACCAGCGAAGAAGCCAAAACACTTCCTCCAATTCAACTTTATAATTTAGCTACGGATATTGGAGAAACACAAAATGTATATGCTCAAAACCCTGAAATAGTGAAAGAATTGACCAATTTGCTCACTAAGCAGATTCAAGATGGCCGCAGTACAAAAGGTAAACTTCAAACCAACGATGGACCTACTTACTGGAATCAGTTAAATTGGTTGGGTAAATAA
- a CDS encoding DUF7133 domain-containing protein, with protein sequence MKINYLIFSLLTFLGLSYFSKFQETNSEINLQFGVTDSLKSITPPLLSPEQSRLAFRVPEGYHMELVASEPMIAEPVAIAWDGNARMYVAQMETYTQDADGTGTKEKRSRVMLLEDTDNDGKIDKSSVFIKDLLLPRMILCVNHELLVNETDTYDIYSYKDTNGDGIADVKKPAYILGKVAGGNLEHQRSGLDWNLDNYIYQTYDAVRFRYKNGVLKPDSMPSGSNGQWGLTHDNYGRLFFSRAGGENAGSGFQINPKYGQLEFSDAYNEEKFNRIYPIIATPDVQGGKPRLNPDSTLNHFTAANGQSIFRGDRLPADLVGDYLINEPVARIIRRAKVINNQGKTQLENVYDKKEFIASTDFYFRPTNTYTGPDGCLYIVDMNRGIIQESNWTPKGSFLRGKIDYYGIGKVNQRGRIWRLVHDDYKRGPQPKMLDVPAKSLLAYLDHPNGWWRDNAQKQIIILEDKSVVPALKAMASGKNGTSALGRIHALWTLEGLNAIDRPIIYTALKDPDPQVRKTAIWISEIFLKQNDQAMMATIGKMINDENYDIKTQILLSLGSNKSVLAKQIVEEILTQNANNQMITSVKKSIDKNEDAKIYGIKLAGFTAPERKLILAGGEIYKSLCSACHGADGKGLPTNAAPALRGAKHINADKDIAIRILMNGLKGPIEGKSYPSVMLAMNDNSDEWIASVVSYIRYEFVGTSMRVGKGRQSAVVQVADVKKIREQHSAKTEPWTIEELEQLSTPPSQ encoded by the coding sequence ATGAAAATTAATTACCTGATATTCAGCTTATTGACCTTTTTAGGCCTATCCTATTTTTCCAAATTTCAAGAAACCAACTCTGAAATAAACTTACAATTTGGTGTAACTGATAGTCTTAAGTCCATAACCCCTCCCCTACTTTCGCCCGAACAAAGTCGCTTAGCATTTCGTGTTCCTGAGGGCTATCATATGGAACTGGTTGCAAGCGAACCCATGATTGCAGAACCAGTGGCCATTGCTTGGGACGGAAACGCCCGAATGTATGTTGCTCAAATGGAAACTTATACGCAGGATGCGGATGGTACAGGCACAAAAGAAAAAAGAAGTCGTGTGATGCTACTTGAAGACACAGATAATGACGGAAAAATAGATAAAAGTTCGGTTTTTATCAAAGACCTACTTTTACCACGTATGATTTTGTGCGTAAATCACGAGCTTTTGGTCAATGAAACCGATACGTATGATATTTACAGCTATAAAGATACTAATGGCGATGGGATAGCTGATGTAAAAAAGCCTGCCTACATTTTAGGGAAAGTTGCAGGTGGAAATTTGGAGCATCAAAGAAGTGGCTTAGACTGGAATCTGGATAATTATATCTATCAGACCTACGATGCCGTTCGTTTTAGATACAAAAATGGTGTACTAAAACCCGATTCTATGCCAAGTGGCTCGAATGGTCAATGGGGACTTACACACGATAATTACGGAAGATTATTTTTTAGCCGTGCAGGTGGCGAAAACGCAGGAAGTGGTTTTCAAATTAACCCTAAATATGGCCAGTTAGAGTTTTCGGATGCTTACAATGAGGAAAAATTCAACCGTATTTACCCAATCATTGCTACGCCCGATGTACAAGGTGGAAAACCACGTCTAAATCCAGATAGTACATTGAATCACTTCACTGCCGCCAACGGGCAATCTATCTTTAGAGGCGACCGTCTTCCAGCCGACTTAGTTGGCGATTATCTCATCAACGAACCCGTTGCTCGTATCATTCGCCGTGCTAAAGTCATTAATAATCAAGGTAAAACCCAGCTCGAAAACGTTTACGACAAAAAAGAGTTTATTGCCAGCACTGACTTTTATTTCCGTCCAACCAATACTTATACTGGCCCTGATGGGTGTCTCTATATCGTGGACATGAACAGAGGCATTATTCAAGAATCAAACTGGACTCCGAAAGGCTCTTTTCTTCGAGGTAAAATAGATTATTATGGTATTGGCAAAGTTAACCAACGAGGCAGAATTTGGCGTTTAGTGCACGATGATTATAAAAGAGGGCCTCAGCCAAAAATGCTAGATGTACCAGCAAAATCTCTGTTAGCATACTTAGACCACCCCAACGGTTGGTGGCGAGACAATGCCCAAAAGCAAATTATTATCTTAGAGGATAAATCGGTAGTTCCTGCATTAAAGGCAATGGCTTCAGGCAAAAATGGAACATCGGCACTCGGAAGAATTCACGCATTATGGACACTCGAAGGTTTGAATGCGATTGATAGACCAATCATTTATACCGCTTTGAAAGACCCTGACCCACAAGTTAGAAAAACAGCTATTTGGATTTCGGAAATCTTTTTGAAGCAAAACGACCAAGCCATGATGGCCACCATCGGTAAAATGATAAACGATGAAAATTATGACATTAAAACTCAGATTTTACTTTCGTTGGGGTCGAATAAAAGTGTATTAGCAAAGCAAATTGTGGAAGAAATTCTGACACAAAACGCCAATAATCAGATGATTACGAGCGTAAAAAAGAGCATTGATAAAAACGAAGATGCCAAGATTTATGGCATAAAACTGGCAGGATTTACTGCTCCCGAGCGAAAATTGATTTTGGCAGGGGGCGAAATCTACAAATCACTTTGTTCGGCATGTCATGGTGCTGATGGAAAAGGTTTACCCACCAATGCTGCTCCTGCTTTAAGAGGAGCAAAACACATCAACGCCGATAAAGATATTGCAATTCGAATCCTGATGAATGGTTTGAAAGGCCCAATTGAAGGCAAATCTTACCCAAGTGTGATGTTGGCCATGAATGATAACTCTGATGAATGGATTGCTTCAGTAGTGAGTTATATCCGCTACGAATTTGTTGGAACATCGATGCGAGTGGGCAAAGGAAGACAATCGGCAGTTGTACAAGTGGCTGATGTAAAGAAAATTAGAGAGCAGCACTCAGCAAAAACCGAACCTTGGACAATAGAAGAACTGGAACAACTTTCTACACCTCCGAGTCAATAA
- a CDS encoding ceramidase domain-containing protein has protein sequence MNKQLFFRFLGIAFIYTFGMIAIWACLNTWLSGSVWNGMTLSKSALTVEYCEFNNSEAFFHQSMNTYSNLAYFFFGILVFQIAQFDFRNKENNTQNKLEKFPLLSVLMSCCFIYLSFGSAFFHASLTYLGQRVDMNGTYSISIALLGIGWYHLLHKIEFSEIIKKLWFGVLILIIIAFLPLSLIISSSKLLPFMILLLLISIAIHYIQFRQEKSFILAILGFVLMFIAVKIRTLDVQKINCDPHSLYQGHAIWHLLTAMSSFCSYAFFRFSKIQPLQTKL, from the coding sequence ATGAACAAGCAATTATTTTTCAGATTTTTAGGAATAGCCTTCATTTATACCTTCGGAATGATAGCAATTTGGGCGTGTTTAAACACGTGGTTGAGCGGAAGTGTTTGGAATGGAATGACCCTAAGTAAATCGGCTTTGACAGTGGAGTATTGCGAGTTTAATAATTCAGAGGCTTTTTTTCATCAATCAATGAATACTTATTCAAATTTAGCCTATTTTTTCTTTGGTATTTTAGTCTTCCAAATTGCCCAATTTGATTTCAGAAATAAAGAAAATAACACGCAAAATAAGCTTGAAAAGTTCCCGCTTTTATCAGTATTAATGAGTTGTTGTTTTATTTATTTGAGTTTTGGAAGTGCCTTTTTTCACGCTTCACTTACCTATTTAGGGCAAAGGGTTGATATGAATGGTACTTACAGTATCTCTATTGCTTTGTTGGGAATTGGGTGGTATCATCTTCTACATAAAATCGAATTCTCAGAAATTATAAAAAAACTTTGGTTTGGTGTTTTAATCTTAATCATCATAGCTTTTCTTCCTCTTTCACTTATAATTTCAAGTAGTAAACTCTTACCTTTCATGATTTTACTACTACTAATAAGCATTGCTATTCATTATATTCAATTTCGCCAAGAAAAATCATTTATTTTGGCAATTTTAGGATTTGTTTTAATGTTTATAGCGGTTAAAATTCGTACTTTAGATGTACAAAAAATCAACTGTGATCCTCATTCACTTTACCAAGGTCATGCAATATGGCATTTACTTACAGCTATGAGTAGTTTTTGCAGTTACGCATTTTTTAGATTTTCAAAAATTCAACCTCTACAAACAAAACTATGA